In the Streptomyces sp. NBC_00193 genome, ATCGACTGAAGAAGCCGATTGAAGAAACGACCCGCCAAGATCAGAACGCGAACCGAACCGACTCGAACCGAACCGAACCGAACGGGGAGTACATCGTGACCAGTCGCAGCAGCCGGGACAGCCTCGACTCCGCCGTGGACCCGCTCGGTCCGCTGCGCGACCCCCATGAACCCGGCTGTGACGTCTTCCTGACCGGCACGGTCTTCCTCGACATCATCTTCACCGGCCTCGACTCGGCCCCGGTGCGCGGCACGGAGTCCTGGGCGCGCGGCATGGGTTCCAGCCCCGGCGGCGTCGCCAACATGGCCACCGCCCTCGCCCGGCTCGGCCTGCGCACCTCCCTGGCCGCCGCCTTCGGGGACGACCACTACGGGGAGTACTGCTGGGACGCGCTCGAACAGGGCGAGGGCATCGATCTCTCGATGTCGCGGACCGTTCCCGGGTGGCACAGCCCCGTCACCGTCTCCATGGCGTACGAGGGCGAGCGCACGATGGTCTCCCACGGCCACGAGGCCCCGCTCCCGGCGGACCCCGGCCCGTTCCCCCAGTGCCCGCCCCGGGCCCGCGCGGCCGTGGCCTCGCTCGGACCGGGCCGCGGCGAGGCCTGGGTCGCCGAGGCGGCCCGGCGCGGGGCCCGGGTCTTCGCCGACGTCGGCTGGGACGACAGCGGGCGGTGGGACCTGGGGGCGCTGGCCGACCTGGAGCACTGCGAGGCCTTCCTGCCCAACGCGGGGGAGGCGATGGCCTACACGCGCACCGACTGCCCGCGCGCGGCGGCCCGGGCGCTGGCCGAGAAGGTGCCGATCGCGGTGGTGACGATGGGCTCCGAGGGCTCGTGCGCGGTGGACGGGCGGACCGGGGAGACGGCCGAGGTCCCCGCGATCGCGGTCGACGCCCTGGATCCGACCGGGGCGGGCGACGTGTACGTGGCGGGCTTCCTGACCGGCACCCTCGCCGAGTGGCCGCTCGCGGACCGGCTCGCCTTCGCGGGCCTGACGGCCGCCCTGTCGGTGCAGGAGTTCGGCGGCTCCCTGTCGGCCCCCGGCTGGCCGGAGGTGGCCCACTGGTGGCGCACCGCCCCCGAGCCCCTGCGCGGGCGGTACGGCTTCCTCGACGACCTCGTCCCGCGCACCGCCGCCCCGGCCAGCCGCCGCCGCGCGGTCCCGACGATCGGCTTCCGCCAGTCGGCGTAGGGCCTGGCCGGCCGGGGAACGAACACCGTGCTGCGCCCTGGTCCCGGCCTGGGGCTGCGCCCTGGCCTTGGGCTGCGCCCTGGTCCCGGCCTGGGGCACGCCCCGGCCCGCCGCCCGCCTGGGATCGGGCTGCGCCTGTGAGTGTGGGTGGGGCCGGGCTGCCCCTGGCTCCGGATCGACCCCGCGTCCGCCGGGGATCGCTCAGCCCGCGCCGCGGACTGGCTGCGGCCCGCCGCGGACGCCGTGGCCCCGCCTCTGCAGGTCCGTAGGGGCTCCGGGGGGCTCGCCGCCCCCGCCTTGGATCGTCCGTGATCCGGCCTTGGGCCGGATCGTGCGGAGGCGGGGTGTCGGGCCGCCCCGTAGGGGGCGGGCGGGAGCGTTGTAAAACCCCTCGGGGATGGCGGGGTGGCGACGTAGGCTTGGAAGTCCGGTGGCCGTCGATCGGCGCGGCCCCTCAGTGGGAGGTATGCGCAGGCCACAGTGCCGGCCCATGACTCAGACACCGACAGCCAAGACCCCCGCGCCGGGGCAGGCGCGAGCCCATTTCTCCGTACCGGCCACCCATCCGATGGTGTCCGTCCTCGGCTCGGGCGACGCCCTGCTGCGCGTGATCGAGAAGGCCTTCCCGAGGGCCGACATCCATGTTCGGGGCAATCAGGTCAGCGCGATCGGCGCGGCGGCGGAAGTCGCGCTGATCCAGCGCCTGTTCGACGAGATGATGCTGGTGCTCCGCACCGGGCAGCCGATGACGGAGGACGCAGTGGAACGCTCGATCGCCATGCTCAAGTCGAGCGGCAACGGGGAAGGGCCGGACGAGACGCCGGCCGAGGTGCTCACGCAGAACATCCTCTCCAGCCGCGGCCGCACGATCCGCCCGAAGACCTTGAACCAGAAGCGGTACGTCGACGCGATCGACAAGCACACGGTCGTCTTCGGCATCGGCCCCGCCGGTACCGGCAAGACCTACCTCGCCATGGCCAAGGCGGTCCAGGCCCTGCAGTCCAAGCAGGTCAGCCGGATCATTCTGACCCGTCCGGCGGTCGAGGCCGGAGAGCGGCTCGGGTTCCTTCCCGGCACGCTCTTCGACAAGATCGACCCGTACCTGCGGCCGCTCTACGACGCCCTGCACGACATGATCGACCCGGACTCGATCCCGCGGCTGATGGCGGCGGGGACCATCGAGGTGGCGCCGCTCGCGTACATGCGCGGCCGGACCCTCAACGAGGCGTTCGTCGTCCTCGACGAGGCGCAGAACACCACCCCCGAGCAGATGAAGATGTTCCTGACCCGGCTCGGGTTCGACTCGAAGATCGTCGTCACCGGTGACGTGACCCAGGTCGACCTCCCCGGTGGCGCCAAGAGCGGTCTGCGGCAGGTGCAGGACATCCTCGAAGGCGTTCCGGACATCGCCTTCTCGCGGCTCACGTCCGAGGATGTCGTCCGGCACAAGCTGGTCGGCCGTATCGTCGATGCGTACGAGAAGTACGACGACAGCCAGGACGCGAAGCCTTCGCGGAACGGCTTCCAGCGGAAGTAGAAATCAGCGCACCATGTCGATCGACGTCAACAACGAGTCCGGAACCGAGGTCGACGAGCGGGCGATCCTCGACATCGCCCGCTACGCACTCGCCCGGATGCGGATCCACCCGCTCTCGGAACTCTCCGTCATCGTCGTCGACGAGGACGCGATGGAGCAGCTCCACATCCAGTGGATGGACCTGCCCGGACCCACCGACGTCATGTCCTTCCCGATGGACGAACTGCGTCCGCCGTCGAAGGACGAAGAGGAGCCCCCGCAGGGGCTCCTCGGTGACATCGTGCTCTGCCCCGAAGTCGCCAAGAAGCAGGGCGAGGACGCGCCGACGCAGCACTCCATGGACGAGGAGCTCCAGCTCCTGACGGTCCACGGGGTGCTGCACCTGCTCGGGTACGACCACGAGGAGCCGGACGAGAAGGCCGAGATGTTCGGCCTCCAGGCGGCCATCGTCGACGGCTGGCGCGGCGAGAACGGCGTGACCGGCCCGTCCCCGGCGCCGACCGTCTCATGACCGGTGATCTCCAGCTGATCACCGGGGCCGTCCTGCTGGTCGTGGTGGCCTGGTTCGCCGCGTGCGCAGAGTCCGGGATCGCCCGGATCTCCGCCTTCCGCGCCGAGCAGGCCGTACGGGAGGGCCGGCGCGGCAGCGCGAAGCTGGCCCAGGTCGCCGGCGACCCCACCCGCTACGTCAATGTCGCGCTGCTGGTCCGGGTCACCTGCGAGATGGCGGCGGGCGTGCTCGTCACGTACGTCTGCCTCGACGAGTTCGGGGAGAACTGGACCGCGCTGCTCGTGGCCATCGCCGTGATGGTGCTCGTGTCCTACGTGGCGGTCGGGGTGTCCCCGCGCACCATCGGCCGGCAGCACCCGCTGAACACGGCGACCGCGGCGTCCTACGTCCTCGTACCGCTCGCCCGGATCATGGGACCGATCCCGCAGCTGCTGATCCTCCTCGGCAACGCGCTCACCCCCGGGAAGGGCTTCCGCAAGGGCCCCTTCGCCTCCGAGGCGGAACTGCGCGCGATGGTCGACCTGGCGGAGAAGGAATCGCTGATCGAGGACGACGAGCGCCGCATGGTGCACCAGGTCTTCGAGCTGGGCGACACGCTCGTGCGCGAGGTCATGGTGCCGCGCACCGACCTGGTCTGCATCGAGCGGTACAAGACGGTCCGTCAGGCGACCACGCTCGCGCTGCGGTCCGGTTTCTCGCGCATCCCGGTGACCGGGGAGAACGAGGACGACATCGTCGGCATCGTGTACTTGAAGGACCTGGTCCGCAAGACGCACATCAGCCGGGACGCGGAGAGCGACCTGGTCTCCACGGCGATAAGGCCCGCGGTGTTCGTGCCGGACACCAAGAACGCCGGCGACCTGCTGCGCGAGATGCAGTCGGTGCGCAACCACGTGGCGGTCGTCATCGACGAGTACGGCGGCACCGCCGGCATCGTCACCATCGAGGACATCCTGGAGGAGATCGTCGGTGAGATCACCGACGAGTACGACCGGGAACTCCCGCCGGTCGAGGACCTGGGCGGGGACCGCTACCGGGTCACCGCGCGGCTGGACATCACCGACCTCGGCGAACTGTTCAAGGTGGACTCCTTCGACGACGAGGACGTGGAGACGGTCGGCGGCCTGCTCGCCAAGGCGCTGGGCCGAGTGCCGATCGCCGGTGCCTCGGCGGTGGTGGACCTGCCGGACGGGCGGCCGCTGCGGCTGACGGCGGAGTCCCCGGCGGGACGGCGGAACAAGATCGTGACCGTGCTGGTGGAGCCGGTGGCTCCGGCGGAGGAGACGGACGGGGAGACGGAGTGACACCGGCGGAGCTGCGCGACTTCTGCCTGGGGTTCAACGCGGCGGTGGAGGAGTTCCCCTTCACCCCGGAGACCTCGGTGTTCAAGGTGCTGGGGAAGGTGTTCGCGCTGAGCGCGCTGGACGGCGACCCGCTGAAGGTCAACCTCAAGTGCGATCCGGAGCAGGCGGTGCGGCTGCGGGCGGAGCACGAGGCGATCGTGCCGGGCTGGCACATGAACAAGCGGCACTGGAACACGGTGACCGCGGGCGGCCCGGGGGCGCTGTCCGACGCGCTGGTCCGGGAGCTGGTCGAGGACTCGTACGACCTGGTGGTCGCGGGCCTGCCGAGGGCGGAGCGGCTGCGGCTCGACCGGCCGTAGCGGATGCCGCAGCGGCCGTCGCGGCCGTAGCGGGTGGGGGGTCCGGTGTTCCCCGCGTTCCCCGTCGTGGAATCCGGGAAGGGTCCAAGGTCATGGATCACGGGACCTTCGGGGCCGCCCGTCCGCTTACGCAGCGCTTAGCTTTGTCCCTGCGCCACCAAGATCTCGGGGGGACACCGGGGGTGGAGGGGAGAGCGCGTCTGCGGGGTCGTCGTGCGGCCCCGCAGACGCGCTCCATATGCTTCGGACCATGACCGACAGCACCGGGATCGACCCCGAAGACATCAAGATCATCACGTTGGCGCGCAGCGCCCGGGCCCGCAACGGCGTGCCCGAGGGGGCGGCGGTCCGGGACGAGACGGGCCGTACGTACGTCGCCGGAACCGTGGCACTGGACTCCCTGAAGCTGAGCGCGCTCCAGACGGCCGTCGCGATGGCCGTGGCCAGCGGCGCCCAGTCCCTGGAGGCGGCGGCCGTCGTCAGCGCGTCGGAGGCCCCCTCCGACGCCGACCGCGCGGCGGTCCGTGACCTCGGCGGCCCGGACACCCCGGTCCTCCTGGCGGGCCCGGACGGCACCCTGAAGTCGAGCACTCCGGCCGGGTCCTAGGCAGTCGCCGCCGGGCCGCCCGGTCCGGCGGCCCAGGTGCGCAGGAACTCCGCCGTCCCGGTGTGGCCGAAGCGGGCCGCCCACTCGGCGGGGGTCAGGGCCTTCCAGCGGAGGTGCGGATCCGCTCCGTGCTCCAGCAGGACCCGGGCCGTTTCCGTGTGGCCCTCGGCCCCCGCGCGGCCCAGGGCGGTGGCGCGCAGCCCGTTGGCGCGGTCGGGAACGGCGCCGGCGGCGAGCAACTGCCGCACGATGCCGGTGTGACCCCTGGTGGCCGCCTGCACCAGCGGCAGTTCCTCGGCGTACGGGCCCGTGACCTGCTCGGGGTCGGCGCCGGCGGCGAGCAGGACGCGCACCGCGCCGTCCCGGCCCTCGTGCACGGCGCGGTCCAGCCCCGTGCGCCCTTCGGCATCCCGCGCGTCCACGGCGGCGCCGCGGCTCAGCAGCTGCGAGACGGTCGCCTCGTCACCGGCCTCCGCCGCTCTCACCAGCTCTTCCGTTCCTTCCGCTTCTTCCGTCCCTTCTGCCTGCTCTGCCGCCGCTGTCCCGCCCCTGTCGTCCACGGGGACATCCTGGCAGCGCCGACCGTGGTGGCCCTTGGTGGGCCGTCAGGCCGTGACGGCTCCGGCTCCGGACGTGGAGCGGCGCCGGATGACCATCGCCATCAGGGCGGCCATCGCGCACAGGGCGCCCGAGGCGTACCAGACGGGGTCGTACGAGCCGAAGGCGTCGCGGGCCAGGCCGCCGAGGAAGGCCACCAGCGCGGCACCGATCTGGTGCGAGGCCAGGACCCAGCCGAAGACGATGGCCCCGTCCTCGCCGTAGTGCTCGCGGCACAGGGCGATCGTCGGCGGGACCGTCGCGACCCAGTCCAGGCCGTAGAAGACGATGAAGAACACCATCGGCGGGTGCACGGTCGGGGCCAGCAGCATGGGGAGGAAGAGCAGCGAGACCCCGCGCAGGGCGTAGTAGACGGCGAGGAGGCGGCGCGATTCGAAGCGGTCCGTCAGCCAGCCGGAGAACACC is a window encoding:
- a CDS encoding hemolysin family protein, which gives rise to MTGDLQLITGAVLLVVVAWFAACAESGIARISAFRAEQAVREGRRGSAKLAQVAGDPTRYVNVALLVRVTCEMAAGVLVTYVCLDEFGENWTALLVAIAVMVLVSYVAVGVSPRTIGRQHPLNTATAASYVLVPLARIMGPIPQLLILLGNALTPGKGFRKGPFASEAELRAMVDLAEKESLIEDDERRMVHQVFELGDTLVREVMVPRTDLVCIERYKTVRQATTLALRSGFSRIPVTGENEDDIVGIVYLKDLVRKTHISRDAESDLVSTAIRPAVFVPDTKNAGDLLREMQSVRNHVAVVIDEYGGTAGIVTIEDILEEIVGEITDEYDRELPPVEDLGGDRYRVTARLDITDLGELFKVDSFDDEDVETVGGLLAKALGRVPIAGASAVVDLPDGRPLRLTAESPAGRRNKIVTVLVEPVAPAEETDGETE
- a CDS encoding carbohydrate kinase family protein, producing the protein MDPLGPLRDPHEPGCDVFLTGTVFLDIIFTGLDSAPVRGTESWARGMGSSPGGVANMATALARLGLRTSLAAAFGDDHYGEYCWDALEQGEGIDLSMSRTVPGWHSPVTVSMAYEGERTMVSHGHEAPLPADPGPFPQCPPRARAAVASLGPGRGEAWVAEAARRGARVFADVGWDDSGRWDLGALADLEHCEAFLPNAGEAMAYTRTDCPRAAARALAEKVPIAVVTMGSEGSCAVDGRTGETAEVPAIAVDALDPTGAGDVYVAGFLTGTLAEWPLADRLAFAGLTAALSVQEFGGSLSAPGWPEVAHWWRTAPEPLRGRYGFLDDLVPRTAAPASRRRAVPTIGFRQSA
- a CDS encoding PhoH family protein, encoding MTQTPTAKTPAPGQARAHFSVPATHPMVSVLGSGDALLRVIEKAFPRADIHVRGNQVSAIGAAAEVALIQRLFDEMMLVLRTGQPMTEDAVERSIAMLKSSGNGEGPDETPAEVLTQNILSSRGRTIRPKTLNQKRYVDAIDKHTVVFGIGPAGTGKTYLAMAKAVQALQSKQVSRIILTRPAVEAGERLGFLPGTLFDKIDPYLRPLYDALHDMIDPDSIPRLMAAGTIEVAPLAYMRGRTLNEAFVVLDEAQNTTPEQMKMFLTRLGFDSKIVVTGDVTQVDLPGGAKSGLRQVQDILEGVPDIAFSRLTSEDVVRHKLVGRIVDAYEKYDDSQDAKPSRNGFQRK
- a CDS encoding ankyrin repeat domain-containing protein encodes the protein MDDRGGTAAAEQAEGTEEAEGTEELVRAAEAGDEATVSQLLSRGAAVDARDAEGRTGLDRAVHEGRDGAVRVLLAAGADPEQVTGPYAEELPLVQAATRGHTGIVRQLLAAGAVPDRANGLRATALGRAGAEGHTETARVLLEHGADPHLRWKALTPAEWAARFGHTGTAEFLRTWAAGPGGPAATA
- a CDS encoding MmcQ/YjbR family DNA-binding protein, which gives rise to MTPAELRDFCLGFNAAVEEFPFTPETSVFKVLGKVFALSALDGDPLKVNLKCDPEQAVRLRAEHEAIVPGWHMNKRHWNTVTAGGPGALSDALVRELVEDSYDLVVAGLPRAERLRLDRP
- the ybeY gene encoding rRNA maturation RNase YbeY, which translates into the protein MSIDVNNESGTEVDERAILDIARYALARMRIHPLSELSVIVVDEDAMEQLHIQWMDLPGPTDVMSFPMDELRPPSKDEEEPPQGLLGDIVLCPEVAKKQGEDAPTQHSMDEELQLLTVHGVLHLLGYDHEEPDEKAEMFGLQAAIVDGWRGENGVTGPSPAPTVS
- a CDS encoding cytidine deaminase, with the protein product MTDSTGIDPEDIKIITLARSARARNGVPEGAAVRDETGRTYVAGTVALDSLKLSALQTAVAMAVASGAQSLEAAAVVSASEAPSDADRAAVRDLGGPDTPVLLAGPDGTLKSSTPAGS